TGCAGTAAGTTGAGGTTTGTTTTACTTATAGatataattacattaaaatgcTAAATGTTTTAATATCTAGTAGGACATAATTAGAATGAATATTAAAGTCCTAAAAGTAAGTTGTTCTTCTGTTTCTAATTCTTCTGTCTGTATTTTAGTTTGGAACAGAAAAGGTTTGTTTGTAAGAAATGAGCAAATATGTCATGTTTGGGTGGAGGTGTTATTTAAAACTGGATTGAGGAGGTTTGTATATCTTAAGTCCCAGAAACCATTGGCAACTATAGAGTCGTGCTAAAAGACATatgttgtcattattattttaataaaaataagttttaagtaATGGTAATTTGTATTACTCTTTTTTGatgattattatatttatttcttccctAGATCTTCCTCAGAACTGTGATCCTAACATTCCCCTAGTTGCTCAGGAATTAATGAAAAAGATGATACGGCAGTTTGCAATTGAGTATATTTCAAAAAGTGGTAAAATTCAAGAGAATAGAAATGGTTCAATTGGACCAAGTCTCATGTGTAAAAGTATTCAAATGAATCAAGCAGAAAACTCCCTTCAGGAAGAGCAAGAAGGCCCCTTAGACCTCACTGTGAATCGAATGCAAGAACAAAATGCTCAGCAAGGTaagattttgtgtatgtgttatatatatttttacattttaatatactAAATACATGTGAGTTTTTATATTCATAGGGAAATTTGACTTAGAGGTAATAACACTTTTGGAACTTAGTATTACATTTTGTGTATATGACAGAGCAAATTTAAGTTACTCATCTCTTCACAATGAATTATATGAAAAGAGAATCATAATaagcaagttaaaaaataaaggacaccAGTAGAGATGTTTATAtgaaagaattatttttgtaGTGGACAGCTGAAAACATTAAACACTTGTTCAATTTTTGCACTTAAAGTgaccaataaaaagaaatagataattcACCTTCTAACTGTTTATGTTGTAGttagataagaaagaaaaagtacatgTGATAAATATATGGAGCCATATAATTGACTGTACCAGAGGCACATTGTTTCCAGAAGTCTGAATGATACTTAGATCATGTTGGACTTTCTGTCTATTAGAGTTCATTTGAAAGAGAACCATGACTTCAcagaagaaaggcaagaaaagCCTTTTAAAAGTGTGAGGAGGATGCTAAATAAATGTGTGGAGGCAAGAAAACAAGTTGCTTTTATTAACTTAGGTTAGGGATCATGTCAGTCCTAGAAGCCATAAAAAGTAAGCATTAAATTTGATCCTAGTAGCCGGGAGCCAATgacccatgtctgtaatcctagctactcaggagacagagaactGGAAGagtatggttcgaagccagtccaggcaaatagttcacgagaccctatctggaaagaaaccatcacaagaaagggctggcggagtggctcaaaacCCCAATacccaaaaaaatttaaaaaaattgatcctAGTTGTTAGTTCACTGCTCTAAAAAAGAATAtagtagggctgggggtgtatctaagtggtagaactcttgcctagcgtGTGTTAGGCCCTGAGCTTGATCCTCAACAACAAccccccagccaaaaaaaaaaaaaaaagtagtagtagtagtatacAGTAGTCATTATTGGAAGAAGATAGTCTTTTCAGTATTTAAGACATATTAAAATTCAGAGGAGTTGAAATACGGAAataattttcccttgtttcctaATTTTAGGTTGAGTTTGTGTAGAAATATCAGATATTAAGCTGATAATTGGGGTGTAAGACAAATGTCAAAGAAACTGTGATATAAGACTTAAAGTACAGTACATACAATTTTGGACATTGTAAAGCagaggatttaaaattttttatttcctatccATGCTTTATGCTCCCTCTTAGGGGAAGCAGTTAAGAGTTCTAAAGTAACTACAACATAGGCTTTAATATGTGACAGACTTGTGGTAGAAATCTCAGTTCTATTGCTTAATTTCCTTTTACAAGTTATTATCTAACAAagccttaatttcctcatttgtaatttGGCCAtagtaataatataataaactTATGAACAACATGAGAATTAAATATAAATCAGAAAACTTATGAGATACTCAGATAGTAGAGTTTGTCCATATTCTCCTACCTCCCATTCTTTACCACCACAGAAGAGAAACTTTAGAAGTGATGTGATGGTgtactataaatatatacaagGTGAAATGCTGAGCTAGGAAAGAGTAATGATAGTTGTTGTTAATCTGTCAGTAGTCTTGATAATTTTAATATTCGGGGTGACTTCTTGTCATGTATGATTTCAATGTTCTTACTTTAGGATAGATATCATTTAGTCAATATGGTTTGTAGTATAGAGGGCAAAGGAGAAAATGTTGATAGATAAAGAAATAGGTAGGGACCAGATAATAAGAAAGCCATGAAAAAGGGTTTTGTAACAAGATGAGATTTTCTTTCCCACCCTTACTTTCCCTCCTCTACTCTGctccttcagtgctggggattgaacccagggtcttgtacatgctaggcaagtgctgtctCTATGAGCTGCATCTCTGGCTCCAGATTTCCTTTAATAAAACCATTCTGCCATACTGTAGGTTGCTAGTTTCTCAGATTTCCTACTTACATACTAAAAAAATGGAGCACATGCCTTTTGATTTCATTTAGTGTGTGTGTCTATACTCACAGAAACATTGTATGTACTAATCTTTCTACAAAttaacagtggagggggtgaattcaagcatgtatatttgatacattgtaagaaactttgtaaatgctgccTTGTGCCCCTACGCAgaacaacaattttttaaaaaagaataaacaggaaagataaaaatgttaaagttGAAATAAAGatgatgtaaatttttaaatatctcactAATCACAGTGAGTTCACTGTCAGTGCCTTactacacacacaatacacacttTGTGAAAGTTTCATTGGCAGTGATAGAAGGTATAAGTCCACATTTCAAAAAGAATccttaagaaaacattttgtgaCCCCATTTTACTGTTCTTGCATGATAGTAGAATTCATAAAGCTCTCACACTGGTATTAGAGTGTTGAATCTGCCTTTTTATGGTTACGGCTAAGGGTTAACTATTCATATTCTCCTGTAGCTTCTTAACAATACTCATTTAGGCCAACTTTTCATTTTGTGAGTTACTTCATTTGAAGTACATAATAATCAGTAAATTCAACAGATAACCTAACCAAGTATTAATCCATTTGATACGGCTATAACAGAATGCAAGAATCTGAGTActccataaagaaaagagatttatctcttacagttctagaggctaaAAAACCAAAGATGAAGGACCTTCTTGCTAGGTCACCTCATGATaaaaggcagaagggcaagagacctggaaagagggaaaaaaggagaaaggggcaAAAAACTCATTCCTGTATTTGGATCTCACTGCTGCAAGACTTCATCACTTTTTAAAGATTCCACCTCTCAACAGTATTGCATTatggattaggatttcaacatacatatatatactttgaGGAATACATTTAAACTATAGGAAACCTTAAAAATGTGCATAATTTATGTATTTGTGCCTATAAATCTGTAAGCTTATTCCCAAATGGTTTTGCAGGTAACTTTATATAACCTTAAAGTAACAAATCTTGTTTTATACAatgtcaaagaataaaaaaaagagagagaaagattggtATCATCTTAATaccaaaaaatagagaaaggtaacaaaagaatagaaaaacgCAATTTACAAAACTAGATTCAAAATCCTAAATAGACACCAGCAAATTGAATATAGTGAAGTGTAAAAACATAAATGATGACTGTAGGACGTGGATAAATAAGTATTTGAAAAACTTGTATGATttccaaattaaagaaaaactaatatccTGATAGATACAGTAAAAAGACCTTATAAAAGCtgacacatttattattttcaaaaggaaatgcTTTTAAACAGAGTTGATGGGCACTtttactaccaaaaaaacccattataaCCTAATGATTAGAAGTAAGGGACAAGACAAAAATGCACACACTACCAATTTTAGACATTTTATAAGAGGTCTTTATTTAAATCACCCAATtcaaaaattcagtttttaaaaacaccttTTCTTCTATAGCAATAACAGCAGGAAAAACATTAAAACACCTAAGAGTGAAACTGACAAACAGTATAATACCTGGTGGAGTATTTTGAAGGACAAAAGATTTCAAAACTGATGGAGTATTTTGAAGGACAAAAGATTTCAAAACTGAACGATTGTACTTTAAGTGAAGAGAGAGACTGAAGATGATTGTTTAATGCTAACCTTTAGGATAATGTTTAAAATCTTAAATTCCAGGATTCAGCCCCTGCCCTCCCTGTCCAGTCTCACTTGTGTCTCTTCATCTTTCACACTGTCTTTCATCAGTTTCTTGGACTAGGTCATATCCTCTAATCATTAGAATACTGACACATGTTGGTGCCTCTCTATAAAAATTACCCTGTACACTAACCAagtttttctaaataaatgttggttaggtttttttttttttttttttcagatccaGCATCATTTCCTTAGGGAACCTTCCCCATACTCCCAACTGAACACACAGATGCATACACGTACACCCTATATTCTTAACAATATACATATTTAGTTTTGGGCTTCTCACATTTTCTCATAGCCTATATTTTGCAGCACTCATCATCCTGATAATTATTTGTTTCAGCTACCTTATGTGTTTGCTTGTCACATTTGCTTATTTGTCCTTGTTTTCCTTTGGATTAAGTTTTCCcttcatttcatttgtttgttgctGTTTGGCTGGTAATTATGTAAGAAGCTTTAAATGTGTAGTTAACAATTAAGAAATGAGGCATTTAGAGTATATTCACTAGTCACtttaatactttaaaatggtATCATTTTACTATTCTAGAATTTTACTATTAACTGAGTTCTAGAAAACAAAGCACTTAGACAAAGTCAACAGTTTGCCTAAAGTCTGTGTGCCTTGTGTTGCTACTTCTAGTAAATACTAATTATCCAGTTCTCTTACTAATAcaacattttctgttctttttgtacGACGTGGAACTCTCCAACTTTCCAAATACCATTTGAGCAGCTTTGAATGAAAACAGTCATGTGTGAAcaaatcaagtggtttttttcacTAGAGAATGGTGGGAGAGGTGACCAAAAGTTGGTTTTAAGCAGATTATATATTGTGTAGTATGtcagtttcttcaagtcaccTTGCAGTGTCAGCTCATCCTCCACTCTTTTTTTCCTATGTAGTGCCTTCCCAGTCATGTCCTATTGCTAAAACCATTTAAGATAAACACGTAACAGCCACATATCAAATACAAGTGTCAATTTTAGATCAATACTAAATCAGCACAATATGAAATGATAAAATGTTAGGATTGCCTTTCTGTTACAAATATAAAGCTTTTTCTCTTGCAAAAATTTATAGGGGATGGAGTGTTAGAtctctctacaaagaaaaccagcATAAAATCTGAAGAGTCATCCATATGTGATCCTTCTTCTGAAAATTCAATGACTGGGTAAGCAATATCTAGGAAACAATATTAACATAAAATTATCTCTGCAGAGAACTCTTAATACTATTTTGAGTAGTACTGACATATCTAGTTTTCCTCCAGAATTTTTGTCACTCATAAGTGTGTCTCTCATAACTttcatttgtcctttctctttcttttttcttctttctgttaaaGAAAAGTTATCAGAACAATCACCAAACTTTAGTTCATGTTACTAAAATGAACTATCAACCTAATCACAGAATACAAACTAAGAAGCAGGACAAGTAAGAGAACTTAAATACTTGAGGCACTTTTAAGGGAAATAATGTGATTtcaatatttaagtttttaaaacaatgaaaaaattctaaaaagtacTGTACTTACTAATTCTTAAAGCTAGCTtatagcatttatattttatttccttgtgcTTTAGATGTGGTGGCAAATGATTTAATATATCTAGTAATCGCCACAAAAAGTCCTCTCATGTTTTGAAAGttgttattaatttaaataattactaGTGAAATGCTGTTCTGTTGGATTTTTGGATTTGTTTGTAACTTTTTACATCTTCACATTAACTACATAGAAAGCTTTTTTGTCACACATAAAACTGAGATGTAGAGTGTAGTTTGTTTCAACTAAGGCTGTAATAGGTATAGTGAGCTCTTTATTTGATAAACATTGAAAATTACAATGATACGTAAtatctaaaatgaaattattttgctcAAAAGCAGCTTGtttgaaattttaagtttttatctaGAGGAAAATTAGTCTTGTGGAAGTATGGGATGTTTGTGTTTGGAAATATTCTTACTGCTACAAATTTCCTTTAAATGGGTTTACTCTTTTATTACTTGTTTAGTGGTAACGTCACATTTCTACTAACAAAAACTCCTTTAggatttgggtattttttttataGTGGAACTCTAATTGTACAATAAAAATTGATAAGTGTTGCTCTGCAAGCATCTTTCGGTGGAATAGCAACATCATGAGCATATTTTTACAAATACTGAGTTAGGATTTTGTGTTCTTGGAAGGTCTTCCCGTTGAGGCCCCCGTATCATTGACACATTGTCCTACCAGGACTATAGCGTTTGCTTTGATAAGGAGTAACTACCACATCTCACAGACTTAAAAGTGTTATGAGCAGTGATGTTACCTAAGCAAGGAGTATAATAAAGGAGTGGACCCTCCCCTTCCATAGCTGTGTGAGAGTCTCTCATGCATCAGTTTACCATCGTTTCATTCCATCCATCCAGGAGACTACACAGAAACAGAGAGGACTATGTGGAAAGAAGTGCTGAGTTTGCAGATGGTTTGCTCTCAAAAGCTTTGAAAGACATTCAGTCTGGAGCACTGGACATTAATAAAGCAGGCATACTTTATGGCATACCTCAAAAAACTTTACTTCTCCACTTAGAAGCCTTACCAGCAGGGAAGCctgcatcttttaaaaacaaaactcgaGATTTCAATGATAGTTATCCATATAAAGACAGTAAAGAAACTTGTGCAGTGCTGCAAAAAGTAGCCTTGTGGGCAAGAGCTCAAGCAGAGCGCACAGAAAAAAGTAAACTCAATCTACttgaaacctcagaattaaaatTCCCATCAGCTTCCAGTTACCTCCATCAGTTAACTCTACAGAAAATGGTTActcagtttaaagaaaaaaatgaaagccttCAATATGAAACTTCAAATCCTACTGTACAGTTAAAAATTCCTCAGCTACGAGTAAGTTCTGTTTCAAAATCACAACCTGATGGTTCTGGTCTGCTGGATGTTATGTATCAAGTTTCTAAAACCTCTTCAGTCCTAGAAGGATCAGCTctccaaaaactgaaaaatatactccctaaacagaacaaaatagaatGTTCTGGGCCTGTAACTCACTCAAGTGTTGACTCTTATTTTCTACATGGGGACCTCTCTCCTTTGTGTCTTAATTCTAAAAATGGAACAGTTGATGGAACCTCTGAGAATACTGAAGATGGATTGGATCGAAAAGATAATAAGCAGCCCAGGAAAAAACGTGGCCGCTATCGGCAGTATGATCATGAAATAATGGAAGAGGCTATTGCAATGGTAATGAGTGGAAAAATGAGTGTTTCCAAAGCACAAGGAATTTATGGGGTACCTCACAGCACTTTAGAATACAAGGTAAAAGAAAGATCTGGAACACTGAAGACTCCTCCGAAGAAGAAACTACGATTACCAGACACTGGGTTATATAATATGACAGATTCAGGGACTGGCAGCTGCAAAAACAGCAGCAAGCCTGTGTAGATTACTTGttaggaaagtgtgtgtgtgtgtgtgtgtgtgtgtgtgtgtgtgtgtgtgtgtgcgtgcgtgtgtgtgcacgcttgtgtgtgcacaggtgtgtatttgtgtgtctaCATACACACGTGAGAATTACAAATGCTCACTCTGACAGGAGACATGAAATTTTACAGTTCAAAAACCACTTACATGCCttttgaaaaaagttttattCAGGGTTTTCACTGTGGACAGAATTATATAGTTGCTTACTTAATTCTGATAGTTTGTATTTAATCCTTGTATAAATAGGTGAAAAAAATTCAGGTTTTCTTTAGTAGTCAATAGCATAAAGCGTGGGAAAACAAGTAATTGTCAAGTGAAACATTTTTTATTGGTGAAAGAACATTCTAGCCATTCAGTTGAACCATCTTATAATGGAAATATGATACTAATACTTTGTGAACATTTTTACATAGCATACCTACAATTATTGTAAGTATGCCAAGACTAATCAAAGTTGAAATAGACAGCTATCTCCATactaagaaaaattaatatatacagTATTAATACACTATAGTGCATTCTATGAAATACAAAATGCACTTCAGTGCATCCAccaggaatagaaaagaaaaccttaaaGGATATGTATAATGAAgtttaatatttatcatttaatagTTGATTTAGCCGGAAGCTGGGGTTTATAAggtatatactttaaaaaaaaaaaacactttcataGTTAACCCCAGCAGCTATAGAATCCTTTAATATAAGATggaatactaaaaacaaaaagtaatttaaatttaattattaaaataatttaattttgtttttcatttgaaaaataagctaaTGTGTAAGGTTAGAAAAGAAAGTTGGAATGCAACTTAGAGCATGTTTATAATGTGCACAGAGAAAGCTTGAGAATGATAATTTTGGTTTAAATGTGCTGGTTAGTTGATGTTATGACTACTTTAAATTTTTAGGATTGTGACACACTCCTATTGAAAAACCTCAGTGTAACTTTAATATATTTGCTGCTGtgacatttcaaaacattttcagttTATCAAAATGAATTACAGATTTCATTTTGGTGGGCGATACATTATCATTTTGCTAATAACCAAATTTGCAGTTTGTTCAGGGTCTTGAatagatttacaaatatttaacaCTGAAGCTGTTTTGAACTTTCAGTAATGTAAACTCTCTACTAATTGGGTAGTTAGAAGCTGGGCAGTGCATTTTAACTTTTACTAGACTCATAAGAGACCAGTAATTTTTATATAGCAGTTTTAAAGTGGGTCAGAGTATTCATGTTGGATTTATGAAGTATGCAGTTTTAGTAGTAAGAGGTTATAAAGCAGTTCCTCCATAAAAAGAATGAGGATTTGCTTTAtacattcaaaattctctctgTACCCCTTTTCTCTGTTAAAATTCAGGTTCTGGTTATTT
This window of the Castor canadensis chromosome 9, mCasCan1.hap1v2, whole genome shotgun sequence genome carries:
- the Lcorl gene encoding ligand-dependent nuclear receptor corepressor-like protein isoform X7, which codes for MATAPPPPGSSPPFLADAPRTLVLSHCHVMDSFACTHVRIVLPVFCPRSPAIRLLFWWDPTRFASKTSGLEASFWGMFGVAGHGGTPHLALRGPSRSFFLFTRVRRMPGAGILQYQNHQMEPSKGFESILEGLYGPRLRRDLSLFEDCEPEELTDWSMDEKCSFCNLQREAVSDCMPSLDSSQSTPTEELSSQGQSNTDKIECQAENYLNALFRKKDLPQNCDPNIPLVAQELMKKMIRQFAIEYISKSGKIQENRNGSIGPSLMCKSIQMNQAENSLQEEQEGPLDLTVNRMQEQNAQQGDGVLDLSTKKTSIKSEESSICDPSSENSMTGRLHRNREDYVERSAEFADGLLSKALKDIQSGALDINKAGILYGIPQKTLLLHLEALPAGKPASFKNKTRDFNDSYPYKDSKETCAVLQKVALWARAQAERTEKSKLNLLETSELKFPSASSYLHQLTLQKMVTQFKEKNESLQYETSNPTVQLKIPQLRVSSVSKSQPDGSGLLDVMYQVSKTSSVLEGSALQKLKNILPKQNKIECSGPVTHSSVDSYFLHGDLSPLCLNSKNGTVDGTSENTEDGLDRKDNKQPRKKRGRYRQYDHEIMEEAIAMVMSGKMSVSKAQGIYGVPHSTLEYKVKERSGTLKTPPKKKLRLPDTGLYNMTDSGTGSCKNSSKPV